The window GGACCCGACCGAGGACCTGGACACTCCGCGCTCCGCGCGCAAGCTGCCCAGCTTCCTCACGCTGGAGGAGGTGGAGCAGTTGCTGGCCGCTCCGGACGAGCGCCACCCGGCGGGCCTGCGCGACAAGGCCATGCTGGAGCTGCTCTACGCCACGGGCCTGCGCGTGAGCGAGCTGTGCTCGCTGGGCATCAACGACGTGCAGCTGGGCGCCGGCTACCTGGTGGCCAAGGGCAAGGGCTCCAAGGAGCGCGTCGTCCCCGTGGGCCGAATGGCGGTGGAGAAGGTGCAGGCCTACCTGGACGGGGTGCGGCCGGTGATGCTGGGCAGGCGCGAGTCGCGCGCGCTCTTCGTCACCCCTCGGGGCGGCGGCTTCACCCGGCAGGGCTTCTGGAAGCTGCTCAAGCGCTACGCCCTCAAGGCTGGCATCCGCAAGCCGCTGTCGCCCCACAAGCTGCGCCACTCGTTCGCCACCCACCTGGTGGAGCGCGGGGCGGACCTGCGCGCCGTGCAGGCCATGCTCGGCCACGCGGACCTGGCCACCACGCAGATCTACACCCACGTCAACAGCGCCCGCCTGCGCGCCGTCTACGACCAGCACCACCCCCGGAGCGAGGGCGTGAGCCCCCCGCGTCCGAAGCGACGTCAGACCGGGGCGTAGACTCCCTGTTGCGTCTCCTGGAAGGTAGACTACCCTCCAGGTAGGACGGTCAACGGCCGTACGGCACGGGAGGAACGGACATGGGGAAGGGGCAGGGCAGGAAGCCACCGGAGCGCGGGTATTCCCAGGCACCACGAGGGCAGGGGGGCTCGTCGCGCAAGAAGCCCGCCTCCTACGAGGACATCGAGGCGCTCCCCGTGGGGTGGATTGGAGAGATCGTCGACGAGGAGCTGGTAGCCCAGCCTCGCCCGGCCTTCGGGCACCAGCGCGCGGCCTGGGCGCTCGGTGGCCAGCTCTACACCCCGTTCGACCGGGGACAGGGAG is drawn from Hyalangium ruber and contains these coding sequences:
- the xerD gene encoding site-specific tyrosine recombinase XerD, yielding MEGLLDAFIAFIRAERGLSGKTVDAYAADLTVYFEDLRSWGVLDVARVKQEDVSEHLKRLGQRGLSRRSQARHLAAVRGFHRFLIAEKLAEKDPTEDLDTPRSARKLPSFLTLEEVEQLLAAPDERHPAGLRDKAMLELLYATGLRVSELCSLGINDVQLGAGYLVAKGKGSKERVVPVGRMAVEKVQAYLDGVRPVMLGRRESRALFVTPRGGGFTRQGFWKLLKRYALKAGIRKPLSPHKLRHSFATHLVERGADLRAVQAMLGHADLATTQIYTHVNSARLRAVYDQHHPRSEGVSPPRPKRRQTGA